A section of the Pochonia chlamydosporia 170 chromosome 2, whole genome shotgun sequence genome encodes:
- a CDS encoding DEAD/DEAH box helicase (similar to Coccidioides immitis RS XP_001241534.1) codes for MHLESGLHGQPTREHPSRSSNKRKHSSLDCPSHTRDGSEHLETPSTSNDDETETKGGGKSKACAKKQPTRLAGCVVEWPEKFKSLDRTHKALNLVFTFCCTRKHLATTFETIKPTVETHIGRPLSEEEVASIVALRPEGINFAYVDELMLQLDVKGSERDNTFKTSKSSRSQGPAHDASVGGWTGYESLDDYRENQTSVRGREVLFFEFIDGDLKRQIQDKKTGEPIRPNRKLRDEQLKMPIYGQKQMTQLIERRNRKFANAINAFLNKCVEDKQDPGTTLSHLARAFIPKPSPVEAVNAEISATTIPEDIPEDRKSIPEIVQELKDSPWYTGQIVPDGHRVFESQQAIYGDLEFLLTQNLVNALYNAKDITKFYAHQAEALNKLNEGQNIVVATSTSSGKSLIYQLPILHALEKDRNSRAMYIFPTKALAQDQKRSLRDMLAYMPGMEDIVVQTFDGDTPMNERASIREEARIIFTNPDMLHVTILPQEERWRSFLKNLKYVVVDELHYYNGQLGSHVAFIMRRLRRVCAAVGNRRIRFISCSATVANPKEHFQTIFGVENVSLIDYDGSPSGRKEFLCWNTPYKDPGDPASGRGNAKFECARLFCALLLRGVRIIAFCRVRAQCEVLVNAIKQELESIGRPECINLVMGYRGGYTAPDRRRIESEMFEGKLLGIVATTALELGIDIVGDGFATDQHYMQNPDELFTKPNCELQVDLRNMLVREGHIQCAAYEMPIRPGQDCQYFGFDLPEICKDRLVKDEMGYFHCHDRFRPQPSRYVAIRDTEDEHFAVIDITNGRNIVLEELEASRATFTIYDGAIFLHQGTTYLVRDFIPDKHMAKVEKVKVDWTTTQRDFTDIDPTETEAIRKIASSLSQAYYGTIKIQQNVFGYFKVDKKGRVLDAVQVDNPPVIRYSKGMWLDVPKAALNILEDRRLNSAAAIHAAEHAVMSLLPTFVISMPEDVRTECKVALKEFSKKETQRKRPARLTFYDAKGGASGSGISTKAFDHIDHLLNMALQRVEACQCERGCVECVASTLCRESNEVMSKAGCRVVLRSLLNVEVDVDDLPMGPEEFSPVGIETIVPAQPIPARGQARVIVSSMRTSGQGRQSENVDSSAGGFERWVDMGR; via the exons ATGCATCTTGAATCTGGTCTCCATGGTCAGCCGACAAGGGAACATCCGAGCCGTTCCAGTAACAAACGCAAACATTCGTCCCTGGACTGTCCGAGCCATACACGCGATGGAAGCGAACATCTTGAAACCCCCTCTACCTCTAACGATGATGAAACTGAGACCAAAGGAGGTGGCAAGTCTAAAGCATGCGCAAAGAAACAACCCACTCGACTGGCAGGTTGCGTCGTAGAATGGCCAGAGAAGTTCAAGTCGCTGGACAGGACTCATAAAGCTTTGAACCTGGTCTTCACATTTTGTTGCACTCGGAAGCATCTTGCAACAACGTTTGAAACCATAAAGCCAACGGTGGAAACTCATATCGGACGACCGCTAAGCGAGGAAGAGGTGGCTTCAATTGTCGCATTGCGGCCCGAAGGCATTAATTTCGCGTACGTGGATGAGCTCATGTTGCAACTCGATGTCAAGGGGTCAGAAAGAGATAACACTTTCAAAACGTCAAAATCCTCCCGCTCTCAAGGGCCAGCACATGATGCTTCAGTAGGTGGATGGACCGGATACGAGAGCCTAGACGACTATCGTGAGAATCAGACAAGCGTCAGAGGCAGGGAGGTCTTATTCTTCGAGTTTATCGACGGAGATTTGAAACGTCAAATTCAAGACAAGAAAACAGGCGAGCCTATAAGGCCCAACCGCAAACTCCGCGATGAGCAGCTTAAGATGCCCATTTACGGGCAAAAACAGATGACACAGCTAATCGAGAGAAGGAACCGAAAGTTCGCAAATGCCATAAACGCCTTTCTGAACAAATGCGTGGAGGATAAGCAGGATCCAGGCACAACACTTTCGCATCTGGCGCGGGCATTTATCCCCAAACCATCCCCAGTTGAAGCGGTCAATGCAGAGATATCAGCAACCACAATCCCAGAAGATATTCCGGAAGACCGTAAATCGATACCGGAAATTGTCCAGGAATTGAAAGATAGCCCCTGGTACACAGGACAAATCGTGCCGGATGGCCATAGGGTCTTCGAGTCTCAACAAGCTATTTATGGCGATCTGGAATTTCTGTTGACACAAAACCTAGTAAACGCGCTCTATAATGCCAAAGATATCACAAAGTTCTATGCTCACCAAGCGGAGGCCTTAAACAAGCTAAATGAAGGGCAGAATATCGTCGTGGCGACATCGACAAGCTCGGGGAAATCATTGATTTACCAGCTCCCTATCCTACATGCCCTGGAAAAAGATCGCAACTCTAGAGCTATGTATATCTTCCCAACCAAGGCGCTGGCTCAAGACCAGAAGCGAAGCTTGAGAGATATGCTGGCCTACATGCCCGGCATGGAAGACATTGTCGTGCAAACGTTTGACGGTGATACGCCAATGAATGAGCGTGCTTCAATTCGTGAAGAAGCTAGGATAATATTCACGAATCCTGATATGCTTCATGTTACGATTTTGCCGCAGGAGGAGCGCTGGAGATCATTTCTGAAGAACTTGAAATATGTCGTAG TTGACGAACTCCACTATTACAATGGGCAACTAGGCTCGCATGTTGCCTTCATCATGAGAAGACTAAGGCGCGTGTGCGCTGCCGTGGGGAATCGGCGAATCCGCTTCATTTCTTGTTCTGCTACGGTTGCCAACCCGAAAGAACACTTCCAAACAATATTCGGGGTGGAAAATGTGTCACTGATTGACTACGATGGGTCGCCGTCGGGGCGTAAGGAATTTTTGTGCTGGAACACGCCGTACAAGGACCCTGGTGATCCTGCAAGCGGCCGTGGAAACGCGAAGTTTGAATGCGCGAGACTCTTCTGCGCGCTTTTGTTGAGAGGCGTTCGAATCATAGCTTTTTGCCGGGTTCGAGCACAGTGTGAAGTTTTGGTCAACGCCATTAAGCAAGAACTCGAGTCCATTGGCCGACCAGAATGCATAAATCTAGTCATGGGATATCGAGGCGGCTACACTGCCCCAGACCGCCGCCGTATTGAATCTGAAATGTTTGAAGGCAAGCTACTAGGGATTGTTGCCACTACAGCGTTGGAGTTAGGCATCGACATCG TCGGCGACGGTTTCGCAACGGATCAGCACTACATGCAAAATCCCGACGAGCTGTTTACCAAACCGAATTGTGAGCTCCAAGTAGATCTCAGAAATATGCTGGTTCGAGAGGGACATATACAATGTGCGGCCTACGAGATGCCCATTAGACCGGGGCAAGATTGTCAGTATTTTGGCTTTGACCTGCCTGAAATATGCAAGGATCGTTTAGTAAAGGACGAGATGGGGTATTTTCATTGCCATGATCGATTTCGGCCACAACCCTCTCGCTACGTCGCGATCAGGGACACTGAAGATGAGCATTTTGCTGTTATTGATATCACAAACGGTCGAAATATCGTCTTAGAAGAACTAGAAGCTTCTAGGGCTACATTTACTATCTACGATGGCGCCATATTTCTTCACCAAGGTACTACGTACCTGGTGCGAGACTTCATCCCTGATAAACACATGGCGAAGGTAGAAAAAGTAAAGGTGGATTGGACAACTACGCAGCGCGACTTCACAGATATCGATCCAACCGAGACCGAGGCGATTCGGAAGATCGCGTCATCATTGTCGCAAGCTTACTATGGAACAATTAAAATTCAACAGAATGTGTTTGGATACTTCAAAGTGGACAAAAAGGGGCGGGTTCTCGATGCAGTTCAGGTTGACAATCCGCCGGTTATTCGGTATAGTAAGGGAATGTGGTTGGATGTTCCAAAAGCTGCACTTAACATTCTTGAGGACCGACGTCTGAATTCGGCGGCTGCTATTCATGCTGCAGAGCATGCCGTTATGAGTCTACTTCCTACATTTGTCATAAGTATGCCGGAAGACGTTAGGACTGAATGTAAAGTTGCCCTGAAGGAGTTTTCTAAGAAAGAAACCCAAAGGAAGCGGCCAGCAAGACTCACATTTTACGATGCCAAAGGTGGAGCGAGTGGTTCTGGTATCAGCACGAAGGCGTTTGATCATATAGATCATTTGCTTAATATGGCGTTGCAGAGGGTAGAAGCCTGCCAGTGTGAGCGTGGCTGTGTTGAATGTGTTGCGTCAACCCTGTGCAGAGAGTCCAACGAAGTCATGAGCAAGGCTGGCTGTCGTGTTGTGCTGAGAAGTTTGTTGAACGTGGAAGTCGATGTGGACGACCTTCCAATGGGACCTGAAGAGTTCAGCCCCGTGGGTATCGAGACGATTGTACCGGCCCAACCAATACCAGCTCGAGGTCAAGCAAGAGTGATTGTTTCGAGCATGCGAACATCGGGACAAGGGAGACAATCAGAGAACGTCGACTCATCCGCTGGTGGATTCGAGCGATGGGTCGACATGGGACGCTGA
- a CDS encoding nitrate reductase (similar to Aspergillus terreus NIH2624 XP_001210560.1) gives MVESRSSSELNLPKTSINFPPSPPSTVGKSRRCSFDRHSNDILLPGTPTSSSDDTSVYPLPPRNGRKSVQPQDIKTPDNHVERDDRLIRLTGVHPFNCEPPLTNLYDEGFLTSENLHYVRNHGPVPRCDDSDMDRWEFTVEGLVENPFTLSVKELITDYEQVTYPITLVCAGNRRKEQNVVRKSKGFSWGPAGLSTALWTGVVLGDLIAKAKPRRRARYVCFEGADKLPNGYYGTSVKLNWCLDPNRGIMVAHKMNGCVLHPDHGKPVRVVIPGQIGGRSVKWLKRIIVTEEPSDNWYHIYDNRVLPTMVTPEASADLPDTWKDERYAIYDLNTNSAICYPAHDERLPMNSGTSTYNIRGYAYGGGGKRITRMEVTLDKGKTWRLANIDYPEDRYRLAPDGETLYGGRVDMWWRETSFCWCFWDLTLDVNELKSTADIMVRAMDESLMVQPRDMYWSVLGMMNNPWYRVVVHNDGDTLRFEHPTQPALMPGGWMERVKKSGGNLTNGSWGERRDGEAEKMTNREIEKDICMTNPEIDRLVTMDEIKEHSGEQDPWFIVNGHVFDGTPFLEKHPGGAASIFGAAGQDVTEEFVTIHSENAKSMMPEYHIGKLDEPARAQLAGEVSEVDPTRAVFLNTKVWTKAPLHEKLTVSPDSKIFRFKLDHNQQQVGLPVGQHLMMRIRDPATREPVIRAYTPISKGSDQGWLDVLIKIYHDAPGRKGGKMTQALDAVPTGHFVDFKGPVGKFEYLGKGLCLVSGKRRRVSRFNMICGGSGVTPILQVLRAVAEDWDDTTECVVLDGNRVEEDILCKSRLDQIASSAVRKCRLIYCLSRPSPTWKGRKGRIGMTMISTEIGSPRPNKDDMVLLCGPSQMETSVHEILRDLGWLDEDIIIF, from the exons ATGGTCGAATCTAGGAGCAGCTCAGAACTGAATTTACCAAAAACAAGCATTAATTTCCCGCCTAGTCCACCAAGCACTGTCGGAAAGTCCAGAAGGTGCAGTTTTGATCGTCACTCCAACGATATTCTCTTGCCAGGAACGCCTACATCATCGAGTGACGACACGTCTGTCTACCCTCTCCCTCCACGAAATGGCAGAAAGTCAGTTCAGCCACAGGACATCAAGACTCCAGATAACCACGTAGAGAGAGATGACCGTCTGATTCGGCTAACTGGCGTCCACCCCTTCAATTGCGAGCCTCCTCTGACCAATCTGTACGATGAGGGATTCCTTACCAGTGAGAACCTTCACTATGTCCGAAACCATGGCCCAGTGCCACGGTGTGACGACAGTGACATGGATCGGTGGGAGTTTACTGTGgagggtctggtggaaaACCCCTTTACACTGAGTGTCAAGGAGCTCATCACGGATTACGAGCAAGTGACCTACCCAATCACACTTGTCTGCGCCGGAAATCGCCGCAAGGAACAGAATGTGGTTCGCAAATCTAAGGGATTCTCTTGGGGTCCCGCAGGACTATCAACAGCATTGTGGACGGGTGTTGTCCTTGGTGATTTAATCGCCAAGGCTAAACCTAGGCGACGTGCGAGATACGTTTGTTTCGAGGGAGCAGATAAGTTACCTAATGGCTATTATGGAACGTCCGTCAAGCTGAACTGGTGTCTGGATCCAAATCGAGGTATCATGGTCGCCCACAAGATGAATGGTTGTGTTTTACACCCTGATCATGGCAAGCCTGTCCGTGTCGTCATCCCCGGGCAAATAGGCGGCCGTAGTGTCAAGTGGTTGAAAAGGATTATAGTCACAGAAGAGCCTAGCGACAATTGGTACCACATCTATGACAACCGAGTTTTGCCAACTATGGTGACACCTGAAGCAAGTGCCGATCTGCCAGATACATGGAAAGACGAGCGTTATGCAATATATGACCTCAATACGAACAGCGCCATCTGCTATCCGGCGCATGATGAAAGGCTCCCCATGAATAGCGGCACGAGCACCTACAACATACGGGGTTACGCATACGGGGGTGGAGGCAAACGTATTACGCGGATGGAGGTTACTTTAGACAAGGGCAAAACTTGGAGATTGGCGAATATAGATTACCCCGAAGACCGATATCGTTTGGCCCCAGATGGAGAAACGCTCTATGGAGGAAGGGTAGATATGTGGTGGAGAGAAACTTCgttttgttggtgtttttgggaCCTCACCCTTGATGTGAACGAACTCAAATCGACGGCCGACATCATGGTTCGGGCAATGGACGAAAGCCTCATGGTACAGCCAAGGGACATGTACTGGAGCGTCCTAGGTATGATGAATAACCCTTGGTACAGAGTCGTGGTCCATAATGATGGCGACACGCTACGGTTTGAGCACCCTACACAACCTGCTTTAATGCCTGGTGGGTGGATGGAGCGGGTGAAAAAATCAGGAGGAAATCTTACGAACGGCTCATGGGGGGAGAGACGAGATGGTGAAGCTGAGAAAATGACGAATCGAGAAATCGAAAAAGACATATGCATGACTAATCCCGAAATTGATCGTCTGGTCACTATGGACGAAATTAAAGAACACAGTGGCGAACAGGACCCTTGGTTCATTGTGAACGGCCATGTATTCGATGGTACACCGTTCCTAGAGAAGCACCCCGGTGGTGCAGCATCAATATTTGGAGCTGCCGGACAAGATGTCACGGAGGAGTTTGTTACCATTC ACAGTGAAAATGCCAAGTCAATGATGCCTGAATACCACATTGGTAAACTCGACGAACCTGCACGAGCACAGCTTGCTGGTGAAGTCTCTGAAGTTGATCCTACTCGAGCAGTGTTTCTCAATACCAAAGTCTGGACGAAAGCACCTCTGCATGAAAAGCTCACAGTTTCTCCTGATTCCAAAATATTCAGGTTCAAACTGGatcacaaccaacaacaagttggGTTGCCTGTCGGCCAGCacctgatgatgaggatacGCGATCCCGCAACCCGAGAACCAGTAATTCGGGCGTATACCCCCATTTCTAAAGGGTCGGACCAAGGGTGGCTTGATGTATTGATCAAAATTTACCATGACGCCCCAGGTCGAAAAGGCGGCAAAATGACACAAGCACTTGATGCCGTTCCAACTGGCCACTTTGTTGATTTCAAGGGCCCAGTGGGTAAATTTGAGTACCTTGGAAAAGGTCTCTGTTTGGTATCTGGGAAAAGACGCCGGGTGTCCAGATTTAACATGATATGCGGCGGGTCAGGTGTCACACCTATATTGCAGGTATTGCGAGCAGTAGCAGAGGATTGGGATGACACTACCGAGTGCGTTGTCCTGGATGGAAATCGTGTGGAAGAAGATATCTTGTGTAAATCACGCCTCGACCAGATTGCGTCGAGTGCAGTTCGCAAATGCCGCCTGATTTACTGCCTCAGTCGCCCGTCTCCTACGTGGAAGGGACGAAAAGGTCGAATTGGCATGACTATGATTTCGACCGAAATAGGTTCACCGCGGCCAAACAAAGACGACATGGTCTTGCTCTGTGGTCCAAGCCAAATGGAAACGAGTGTTCACGAGATCCTAAGGGATCTAGGCTGGCTAGATGAAGATATTATCATATTCTAA
- a CDS encoding nonsense-mediated mRNA decay factor (similar to Neosartorya fischeri NRRL 181 XP_001261487.1) encodes MDRQRKRQLRTLNVKSWDGEKDLLPVANSLDSSLKKNTAFIKRLRTAITSATLATFLQEIRTLSLHKYLSEIIAACYEGLCRLKTPGEIEAGVEIVSALHQRFGPTEFTEYLAWLLGKGMATPDKSALKSLAPDAREKEEKERIIRQRALLRVITELWLVGVVRTLDDATKPDDATKGATASGKVVELKTRVSSSRTGSAEPFPLEVLKDLLGYDREHANLPLLVIFVKAFSWDILGVKPAGSDGRKTVEEDGATRTQTDALLERDEGAESSQAVDQQPFTPADIAERFRNILKKYFDDVAAHIIRDQKSIQSQARRNAEAYVKSGEVFEDRQANYEKQLKAQDRLVSNAQVIADAIGAEMPELKESEDALATSSGSIGLVKTSEYLRTMGEGAGIWADEDERRFYENLVDLKGKVPPILLEDGKKKKADGEEQVGKRTDVVTDTSDAGKAAAEAADDQSTAIANKTIGAQVDALLARLPELTNKDIIDQTAIDFCFLNSKASRNRLVKALTEVPKGRSDLLPSWSRLVATLGRYMPDVPKGLVDYLDAEFRSLQRRKEKDFLGQVRLSNIRYLAELTKFGVVPEHVVFHCLKVSLDDFSRMNIEILCNLIENCGRYLLKTPDTAPRMASFLETLQRKKAVQHIGQPERMLIDNAVYYVDPPERPAIEQKERTPMELFIRKLVYNDMTKRNYSKILKQIRRLHWEENEVVLILEKVFSKPGKVKYGNIHLLGILLSALYRYHPEFVVKVIDNVIESVSFGLEQNDFRFFQRRVAEVKYLGELYNYRMLEHPVIFDTMYKILTFGYGGLPVQGRINPFDPADDFFRIRLVATMLETCGMFFNRGAAGKKLDYFLSFFQYYIHTKTTLPMDIEFVVQDIFSLTRPQWKLAIGLEEATKALQLAIVQDQKTAGIDKAAEIDDATSGASSDEDNVDVDDVEQDGEGDEESASEDEDIEASSNTNEVAVMTSPLTVWEQDGEDESVNGSDFNEESIVVTRQEEAVDPEDEADFEREYAKMMAESLESRKFERKPLFDVPLPVRPKARESSTVAGLDQEPAAPSNKMAFSLLTKKGNRQQTRTVELPSDSTFAIAMKSQQQAEKEEQQRIKNLVLNYDLQQNEDQEGSEKATTFFHNRVDRLGKDRGQRVRKLQLSDVDW; translated from the exons ATGGACCGCCAAAGGAAGC GCCAGCTGCGAACGCTGAACGTCAAGTCGTGGGATGGCGAGAAAG ACCTCCTGCCTGTCGCCAACTCGCTCGATTCgtctttgaagaagaacaCCGCCTTCATAAAACGGCTTCGGACTGCAATAACCTCTGCCACCCTGGCCACCTTTTTGCAAGAGATCCGAACTTTGAGCTTGCACAAGTACCTCTCTGAAATAATCGCCGCCTGCTATGAAGGACTCTGTAGGCTCAAAACACCCGGGGAGATTGAGGCAGGCGTTGAAATCGTGAGTGCGCTCCATCAGCGCTTTGGCCCAACCGAATTCACCGAATACCTAGCCTGGCTCCTGGGTAAAGGAATGGCTACCCCCGACAAAAGTGCTCTAAAATCCTTGGCCCCCGACGCCCgcgagaaagaagagaaggagagaatCATCCGCCAGAGGGCCCTTCTGCGAGTCATCACCGagttgtggttggttggtgttgtgagaACCCTAGACGATGCGACAAAACCCGATGATGCCACAAAAGGTGCCACTGCCTCTGGTAAGGTGGTCGAGCTGAAGACCCGAGTAAGCTCAAGCAGGACCGGTAGCGCTGAGCCATTTCCCTTAGAGGTTTTGAAAGACCTTCTTGGGTACGACCGCGAACATGCTAACTTGCCACTGCTCGTCATATTTGTCAAAGCATTCAGCTGGGACATTTTGGGTGTCAAGCCGGCGGGATCTGATGGTCGGAAAAcggttgaagaagacggtgCCACCAGAACCCAGACCGACGCCTTGCTCGAACGTGATGAAGGTGCCGAATCATCTCAGGCAgtcgaccagcagccattCACGCCGGCTGACATAGCGGAACGATTCAGAAATATTTTGAAAAAGTATTTCGACGATGTGGCTGCCCATATTATTCGAGACCAGAAATCGATTCAGTCTCAAGCCCGACGAAATGCCGAAGCCTACGTGAAGTCTGGCGAGGTGTTCGAGGACCGCCAGGCGAACTATGAGAAGCAGCTCAAAGCTCAAGACCGCCTCGTATCCAATGCGCAGGTAATTGCTGATGCAATTGGCGCTGAGATGCCCGAACTGAAGGAGTCCGAAGATGCGTTGGCTACTTCTAGTGGCTCTATAGGCTTGGTCAAAACCAGTGAATATCTACGGACCATGGGCGAAGGCGCAGGGATATGggcggatgaggatgagcgtCGATTCTATGAAAATCTTGTCGATCTCAAAGGCAAAGTGCCGCCGATCCTTCTCGAAgatggcaaaaagaagaaggctgacGGCGAGGAacaagttggcaaaagaACTGATGTCGTCACAGACACCTCTGatgctggcaaagctgccgctgaggctgctgatgaCCAATCCACCGCGATAGCGAATAAAACAATCGGGGCTCAGGTAGATGCCTTGCTGGCACGCCTGCCGGAACTCACAAACAAGGATATTATTGATCAAACAGCCATCGACTTTTGCTTTCTCAACTCCAAAGCCTCTCGTAATCGCCTTGTGAAAGCCCTCACAGAAGTCCCTAAGGGGCGGAGTGATTTGCTCCCTTCATGGTCCCGACTGGTGGCTACTCTTGGCAGATATATGCCTGATGTGCCGAAGGGACTCGTCGACTACTTGGATGCCGAATTTCGCAGTCTGCAGcggagaaaggaaaaggacTTTTTGGGACAGGTACGACTCAGCAATATTCGGTATCTAGCCGAACTGACGAAGTTTGGTGTCGTGCCTGAGCATGTTGTGTTTCATTGCCTCAAAGTCAGCCTTGACGACTTTTCGCGAATGAATATCGAAATTTTGTGCAACCTCATTGAGAACTGCGGTAGATATCTGCTCAAAACCCCTGATACTGCGCCACGGATGGCAAGCTTTCTCGAAACTTTGCAGCGGAAAAAAGCCGTGCAGCACATTGGCCAACCTGAACGCATGCTCATTGACAATGCGGTGTACTACGTCGACCCCCCTGAACGGCCCGCCATCGAACAGAAGGAACGGACCCCTATGGAACTGTTTATCAGGAAATTGGTTTACAACGACATGACGAAACGGAACTATAGCAAAATTTTGAAACAAATTCGCCGGCTCCACTGGGAGGAAAATGAG GTCGTGTTGATTCTTGAAAAGGTCTTTTCAAAGCCAGGCAAGGTTAAATATGGAAACATTCACTTGTTGGGTATTCTCCTAAGTGCGCTCTATCGCTACCACCCAGAGTTTGTGGTCAAGGTAATCGACAATGTCATTGAGTCGGTCAGTTTTGGCTTAGAGCAAAACGATTTCCGATTCTTCCAGCGGCGGGTTGCAGAGGTAAAATATTTAGGAGAACTTTATAACTATAGAATGTTGGAGCACCCCGTCATATTCGACACCATGTACAAGATTTTAACATTTGGATATG GGGGTTTGCCAGTCCAGGGTCGAATCAATCCATTTGACCCCGCGGACGACTTTTTCCGCATCCGCCTTGTTGCGACGATGTTGGAAACTTGCGGCATGTTTTTTAACCGTGGAGCTGctggcaagaagctggatTATTTTCTGTCCTTCTTCCAG TACTACATTCACACGAAAACCACGCTCCCAATGGATATCGAGTTCGTCGTTCAAGATATTTTCTCACTCACCCGGCCTCAGTGGAAGCTTGCCATCGGTCTTGAAGAGGCAACCAAGGCGCTTCAGCTTGCTATAGTTCAAGATCAAAAGACTGCAGGCATTGACAAGGCTGCagagattgatgatgccaCCAGTGGAGCATCATCTGACGAAGACAAcgtggatgttgacgatgtCGAGCAAGACGGCGAGGGTGATGAAGAGAGTGCGTCAGAAGACGAGGATATTGAGGCAAGTTCAAATACAAATGAGGTTGCGGTGATGACCTCGCCACTAACAGTCTGGGAACaggatggagaagacgagTCTGTCAATGGCAGCGATTTTAACGAAGAATCAATTGTGGTTACTCGCCAAGAGGAGGCTGTTGACCCCGAAGATGAGGCTGATTTCGAGAGAGAATACGCTAAAATGATGGCTGAGAGCCTTGAGTCCCGCAAATTTGAACGTAAACCTCTATTTGACGTTCCTCTCCCTGTGAGACCAAAAGCCCGTGAATCATCCACAGTGGCGGGCCTTGATCAAGAGCCGGCTGCTCCAAGTAATAAGATGGCCTTTTCACTCTTGACAAAGAAAGGCAACCGGCAACAG ACTCGGACCGTTGAGCTGCCTTCTGATTCAACCTTTGCTATTGCCATGAAATCACAACAGCAAGCCGAAAAGGAGGAACAGCAGCGCATTAAAAACTTAGTTCTCAACTACGATCTCCAACAAAatgaagaccaagaag GAAGTGAGAAAGCGACAACATTTTTTCACAATCGCGTTGACCGCCTAGGTAAGGATCGCGGTCAGAGGGTTAGAAAACTTCAGTTAAGCGATGTCGACTGGTAA